TAAGACATTAGAAACTTgataattaaaagaaattattaaaatctAAACTTGACATGTCGGTCTTTTGAACAGTGTTAACACACAACAGTGATTCTAGCTTATGAATAGCTGaattatgatatataatataaaataagcAATTTACCTTACAAGTAATGTTTTCATACTATGGGGGGAAAATGCCAGTTTTCCCATTGGTACTAATAAAGTTTAGGCATTAACATGCTGTTTCAGTGtttctcatggaaaaaaaaagtgttgaaAAAAGCACAATGTATTCTGCAGAGTATACATAGGAAGAACAGAAGTATTTGAAAATTCCATTTCTAGTCACTTTGaatctcctctttttttcccttcactgcATGGCACCAGTAAACTCTAGTCAGATGTAAAATAAAGCAGAATTAGGAAACACCAGCAGTGCACTTCTGATCTCCTTCCTCAATCCAGAGCGCCAAGCAGCAGCGCAGGCTCTCTGAACGCTTTTCTGTTTGATGCTCATCATTTCACAACTGACAACATTAATTAGTTTTTACTGGGATTATATTTCATCTGATATAATTAATAACCACTGTAATGAACAGAAATTGCTTAGGTGATTTCATTATTTCATCAGCATACTTGAATACAAATGATACTAGCAGAAGAGCAATACATCTGCATTATCTCCTgccacacagcacagcaccagtGAGTGGATGCACAAGTGAGGAACGGACAGGAGCAAACAGGATCAGCAGGAGGAGGTAAGGAGTGGAGTTTCTCCAAGGGACAGTGGTGACATGCAACACGTTCCTTGCCAGCGAGCTGTGACACTCCTGCACTTACACATTCAGCTGAAGAGGACTGCTTGCCCAGCTGAGTTCAGGAAAGAACTTAAAGCAGTCTTCTGTTGAAAAATTATCTGATTAAAAACAGCCAATACAACACAGATCCTGAGGGTGAATGAACTCACGTTAGCATTTTGCATGTGTCAGAAGTTACATCTTCTGAGAGAGACTGCTAAATTTCAGACTTGAGAGTTTGTTGAGGAACAGAACAACTGGATTTCAGAGCTTCAGCATGAAGAAACTATTCCTTAGTAGCAATTTAGCTGCCATTAGTTCATGTACTGACTAAGGAGCCATCCAGTAAAAGTTGAGGTTCATTTTCTTAGTTGCCAGTCCATACACAGTTCCCCCAAAACAATTCAACACACCTATTGTAAAGTACAGCAAAAGTCCAGCTCAAAATGTGTTAGGCATCACTGGAACACCTGAAggcttgctgcttttttccTGATAAAAAAGGTATGAAACATGACATCTGTTTCTTGTCATCACTGAAAGCAAGAGGTCTAGTCAAAATGACAGCAGGCCAGAATAGCATTTATGTTAACAAAAATGACCATCATTACCCATTCAGCACAGGCTCAACCCAAATTTTATTCTCCCCCAAATATGCAAACTCAAACTCTACATATTCCCCCTCCCCAGGTATTTCAAGCTACGAATTTATCATAAAGTCATTTTATATGTGAAATTACTTTAACGCAAACTTTcttccagattaaaaaaaaataaaataaattttgagCAAACAATATGTAACACTGAggactgattatttttttcttttgaagtctGGATGAAAGTATTTtacacactcacactcacacattCTCCcgcacttaaaaaaaaattacacacaCCCAGTTGAAAAATCGAATATTTCttttgggaggaggggaggTTTTAGTTTGAGTCAAGAAAGGTGTTTATAGTTAACCAACAACATTTTTTCTGGCTTGCATGCATAGATGAATTACTCTATATCTGGGATCTAGCAGTGCAGTAAACTGCATCCTGTTTGCATCAGCTATACAGTTTGCTTTTGTAAATGATGAAAATGGTGTCCTTTGGTAGATATATAAGCTTCCATAACTTAAATATAGTATAAATGTCTAACAATGAAATAACTATTTCCAGGAATATCTGGCAAAACTGAGTCTAAAAATTTGGCAACAGTGTCTatttaaaaagtttaatttGTAAACATTATAGGTTATTACTTGAAAAGCTATTAAACTGTCGCCATCTAAGCACAGATTTGAAAGGCAAAAGCCAGAGTAAATAGCTATTTACAGATTTAAGAACATACTGTTTAATATTAATCAAGTGCCTAACTAGAATGAACAGTACTTAATTtcttataaaatatttcaaattccAAATAATTCTTTGTGGTTTGGCATATGTATTATTAGGCATTTCAAAGTTACCCAGCAGAATCCTGTAACAGTGTACCTAAAAGAACAGCTCCCACCTAATGGCAAAGTAACTTGTCTTTGTAAGGCTCTGTGCAGCTGTAATGCACTGTACAAATGCTCAGGTTTCTTTAATATCTCCCAAAATGTTATTGGAGGATGAGTTGAAATTCACTTAATGCTACAACTCTAGAAACAAAAGTCACTGGAAATCACTTTAGAAAAAAaggttggcttttttttgtttaaatttattGTAAGTCTATCTGAGGTCTGTAGAAGGTCCAGCAGAAGTGGAAAATGTGGCTTGTCACTTTATCAGTTTTTCTTACCAAGTAAGAACTTAACTGGCTAAGTTACTTATTGTGGGACAGGCCACATCATGAACCATCAGCCAGCTAATTTCTGTCCTCCttatttcaattatttaatGCATAACCACACATCTAGATTTATGAGAAACTGAACTTAAAACTAGGGACATGGACATTACTTAAGTATTGACACCAAGGCATAATGAATAATTTCAGACTTCCTTATAAATTATGATTTTAAATCAACAGAAGCCTTTTTAAACCAAAGCCTTCCCAACATTCTGTTAGTTATTAATTGCACCCGTAGGTTATGGCATTACTGAAATAAAATCTAGAAGCTCAGACTTAAGCAAACATTACAAGAGAACTCAAGAAACATGCCCAAAATCAGCATAAAGCAGATTAGTAAGGAGTTACTTATTCCCTCCCTTCATTCATTAGGCTGCTTGATTTTGCTGCTAGTTTCACCAGCAGCATGGACTCCTCTGTTATGCACCATAGGGTAAGGAAAAGCTGCACTGCCACAAGTATAATTGAGATTTGCAAGCCGTGATAGAGCTTTAATGCTACCTGGAGGTCTGCCTGGGCTGACTTTGTATCCTGCTGCTTTAGTTGTACCCAAGGGTCTGCCTGGACTTGTCTTAAATCCAGCTGCTTTGGTGGTCCCCAGGGGTCGCCCTGTGCTGGTTCGGTACCCTGCAGATTTGGTGGTCCCTGACGGCCTGCCGCGCTTCCCGGAGCGGttcaggtttttctttttctttagttcATCTTTTGTCTCTATATTCCTGCCACTTGTGGTCTGCAAGTGGGGGTCGTTCAAGGCATCTTGTCTCTGGCAGGCAATGGGTTTGTGGCTGACTGCGTGGCTGTACTTGCTCTGCTGCGTGGCGTAGAGGTCAAACTGATCCGCAGCCCTCACATTGTCTTCGTTCAGGCAAGAGCTCTTGCCGCTCCCACAGAAGGCTGGATTGCTGCTGGCAACAGGGTGCATCATTTTCTACCAGAAACAGGAGGGGGAAATATGCATCAATATATCAtaatgctgcagtgctgcacaaaaGAGAATCTTTCAAAAGCTACCTCTGTTTCATCAATTAGTCCAAACTACTTTGTCTATTTTTAGTAAACAGTACTGATGTCAGTAAATTACTTTTGAAATTAGTTTTATTAAGCCTTCACTTGAGGTTCTGCACAGTAACCTTTACACATAGTTAAAAAGGAGAGTTTAAACCACATATTATTCACATAGGTATAATTAGAGATGAAGTAAGTTAAAAAACTGAACAATAGCATTTCAGAAACCAAGACCTACAATATTTTCTCATCTATGATTCCAAAACCTTTCTAACCAAGTAACATCTAAATTTTAGTTGTTCTACCTCTAAGATTGATATGGGACTCAGCTGTAAGCCAAGGAAAGATATGTTATAACTCTCTTGGTATAGTAGATACAGGAtcctaaagattttttttttgtttgcttaacTGCAGCAAAAGAATAAAGTGCAAGTCAGTTTTCTTATTTCATGTCACAATTAATGTCAAAGAAAGAAACACATTGCATTTGGCATTGGCATTTGGCAACACAATGGTGCCATAgctgggaaagcagagggaTGAAATGAATTTGTAACGAAGTACAAGATGCTGGattgcagaaatgccactgctGTCCCAGTTAGCAGAGCACGTACAGGCTGCTAGCAATGCCAGCACTGAGATATGTTGGTATTGTTGGCATTGCCAACAACTCTGGGAAATAAAGCAATTACATCTTCCATTCAACTATACTGGTTCTACAACTTAAGTAAGCTGCAAATACTCAAAGtctaagaaaataatatttagcCATACTGAAGGCAACATTAAGCCAATAAATACCTGTCCCTTCAGAGGATTTCTATGTCTTACAGCCACGTTTAAGACACCAAAAATTACTTCCCATGTTAAATTTCACAAGTAGATAAGGTCTGGAAGATTTATTATCTTTTCCTACAATAGCTGTGGAATATCACCTACAGCAACATAATTTAAACTCTACCATTGATTACTGAATTTACTTGGCAGTTACAAATGTTTCCTGCCAGCCAGAGAGAAAGCACACAGCACAGTCTATTTACCCTGGAGTAAATCCCCGTGCTCTTTTCTCCTGATTACAAAGGATACATTCCCTGTTGGAACACTCAATCTACCCTGGCTTGTCAAATGCACATTACAGTGTGCATTACTCTTGTGCAAATATATGAATATGGGTTTATGTCAAACAGTGAAATTATGATAGCTATATAGTTTAAATATTAGATGTTCTAGCAGAGATAATCCAAGTGCTACAATCCTGGTGCATTGCATGGGGCACAGTGGAACAAAAGTGAAACCATTGTTGTTGCAGCTGTTAACGTCCAAGCCAAACAACTAAGAATAGTTTGCAAGCCTGCACTTAGCAAAGGACAAAGGAAATAAGCTCAGGTCAAGAGACCAGACAGACTGATCTGTGCAGCAATGCAGAAGGAAGCTTGGGGTTTTCTACAATTCGCAGTCAAAAAATGTTACCTTTCTTTAACCCCACTAGAAAAGTGCCTGCAATTATCACAAAAAATACCTGAGATTTTTCATATGTAACTGCAAACATGAGGGTTCTATAATGTCCCTTTGCTGCAGAGAGTGTaaagcccagcagctctgaaagGCTGTTCAGCTGTTTGTTGATCCACTAGAGACACTTGGAGTGCTGAGCAGCATTCTTGTCTCAGGGCTCATTTTAACACAGGAGTACTGGCTTTGGCCCCAAAAAACTGCTCCAAGCTCAGCTGCCACAAAGAAGGATCAGCTGAGCTGCCCAGTATCCAAAGGACACAAGGAacaccccagagctgggagaaGGCACTGAATAAAAGCggaggctgctgctgtttctcatGAGACCAACCAGGCTCACACTCACTCCCGTGTTACATTCTTACTCTCTGCTTCTTCTCCTCATTACACTTGGGGGATTTTTCCATCCATCTTTTTGGGGCAGAACCATCACAAGCACAGTGAATATATTCTGCTGTAGCTGATGAATGCTGCAGCTTCATCACCATATGCATGTGCTTTGTGTCTACTGCAACACCACTGACAAACACTGACTTCTCACACAAGCCCTGGCTGATGATGCTTTACCTTCCATCTGGCAACAACCAGCATCACTGGAATGGATGAATGAAGAAAGACAGTACAAATCAGTAACtgtttaaaatttctttctagAAGAAGCTTAATAAAACCCCCAATCTCAGTGGAAGACGGCCAATAGGGTTTTTTAATCCATTTCCCCCCCTCTCTGCACCATTTTTCAACAAATCATGCATATTTCAAGTAGTAGCCAAGGTTCCTCTTTTATCTTCTCTAAGACTTTTTTTGAAaagtttttaaaaggaaatctgTAATCAAGCTTAATTACCCTAACATGGAATCTCCAGCACAATTTTCCTTCATTCACATTACAGTAGGGAATAAAAGAATGTAGAGAGTCTATGGAGTGGAAGCAGGTTTCTTGGCAGGGAGATATACagtataaaagaaaaattggtATAAAATGCAAAGCTATGCcaatttaaaaattacactCCAGCTAAATTGTATAGCTAAACACATACAATTTTGTGTGCAATCATTCTTGAATAAAACCCTCCAAAAAGTTTCCAATAAGATAGAACTTTCTCATTTTAAACCTGTAAATAGACatgcaaaaatatttgcaacAGTTTACATAAATCAGTTTTTAAACTGATTTAACTGACTGGCAGAATATCTCTGTATCAACAAACAATTAAGATGaggcactgcaacagggaaatTAAGTTGTATTTCAAAAAGATTCCCTGGAAAGTGACTGTGGAGGATTTTCTGTACAGATCTTTTAGTGCCTGGCAATTTATATCCCTACAAGTgctggggaagggaggaggCACTGGATAAGCTGGCTTTGGGAAAAGAGAGGCAGCTTCTCATGCAACAAAGCACAGGAGTTCCACCACTGCTAGAAAGAAACAGGACAATCCAGCTGGGACCACAAAGCTTTGCTAAGGGGGATGTGTGGACATGGTCATGACCCCCTCATACCCCCAAAATGCAGCTTCACACACAGCTCTGGCTCACAGCTGAGGCTCCCACTATTGTTATGGCCTCTCTCTCTCCAGGCTTTCCTCCTGCAGGAAATACCCATTCATGACCTATTCACTACACAAAATTGTAATATCAAAGCTACTTAAATCACATGACATAAAAACATCCTCTTGGGCTGTGATGTGATGCCATCTTTGGCTTTCAAACATCATACCTTGCCTTCTTCACGGGGATGATTCAGCTGCCAGTGCAGACAAGATGAAACCTTTGACAAGCAGAGAAGTCCACAAGGCTCCCAGAACAGGCACTTGCTCAGCTGTTATTTTACACTGAGAACTGGACCTGAGAGCCATTATCTGCACTGAGCAGAATAATCAGCTCCATCCAGCACAAGCAGCAGCAactgctctgctcccacccaccctgcctgccctggtgAGCGCCACAACAGACCTGACTCAGCAAGGGCCTCTCACTTCTGCTAAAACACACCTGAATCACAGCAAAACTGCACAAAACTCCAAGTCCACCTATATTACAGCTTTCCAAGTTATGAATACCAAGAAAGGTAAACTCCTCACACCAATTCTGCTTTTAATGAGGGTTAGTATCCAACACCCACTCgtttttctgaggtttttcaCCGCTGAGCTTGCATTAGTTTCCACAGCATCGATGGGGCTGtgggaggctgcagcagcccattTTCATCATCATCCAACACATACAAAGTATGTGCCTCGCTCCTTAACAACACAAGCAGCCACAAGCATCATTTGTGCAGCTCTCTGAAGGTCACTGTGGCCAGGGAacgctgcaggagcagagcacaggccCGGCTCTGTTCAGGATCCCTCATAAAGGACGCTCTAtgctgagccccagggccctggggagcctcaCAGGGCTCCTTTGCTGTGCAGGGGGGTTGAGCAGcaactgcagcaggaggaacaTTTTCCCTTTCAAGACCACAACAGAAATAAGGGGTTAGTTCTGTTCTTCTCTCTTAGGACAGCATGTGTGAGAAATCCTTTCATCACTCACTAAGAATTCTATCAATTTAAATGTTTTTCACATGTCCCCTTTACTGTCAGCTCCTTTTCTACACATGAACTCTAGGTAAAGTAAGGCCTTACCCAGTTTTTAAAACCCTGTAATTGCTTATTTTCACAAGGATGTCCCTTACCTGGAGTAGtcataaatgtaaatattttaaaaatactaagTATTAAATTCTATCAGTGGCACAACATACACTGTAACACCTGAACCTACAACTGAAATCTTATCTACTTGTGAAGTTTGATAACCAGCTTTTCCACAGTGTGCTTATGAAGCCCTTGCTGCAGTTGGTGCATAATATGTTTATTTGCTCACCATCTGACACCAGGTAAGAtgccaaaatgaaagaaattatttctttacaGCAGTGACTTCCTACATGACAACACAAGACTGCAAATCAAGAGACAACataattttggaattttggtTATTCTTAGAAATTAAGGAGTTCTCCAAGCAATACTACTTATAAGTGGTGACCCAGAGTAAGTTTCTTATATGACAGAAGTTAAGAGTTATTTGGAGCTGAAACACCCACCCCCTTCAAATTCCCCTTCCGCAGACGTGCCAGGCAGAGTGGGAGCCTTCATctgtgcctcctgctcctcagcagAGAGCTGCAAGCTGGGTGCGGCCTCTGGGCCCCCGGCAGTTCAAATCTTTAGACTCAGACACCCCAGGAGAAACAAAGCTCTCCAAAGCCTAAGCACCAGCTTTGTATTACAGACAAAGCTCAACTGCTCTCACAAAGAGTTGATGTTGGCAAGCACCACTAGGCTAAGTGTAAAGTAAACTGAACTTTTAGGGTTCACTCGTTATTTGATTGCAAAACCAGGCAAACAAGTCATTGTTAGGCTTTCTAACCCTAAAAACCAAATAAGCCTGATCCAAGGGCAGAGTTTCACTAGATGCTAACATTAGCAGTTCAGCTGACTTCTTCCCAGCCCAAAACTAAGATCACATATGATGATGACGATGAACAGCACACCTTGAAAGACTTAAGACTGCCTCACAAAAATTAAAGAAGCTGGCATCAAtgatttaattattatttaattatctGTGCACCTCCAGTCACACTGGCACAACTGTCAGCTTGGTTTCATAATCAACAGAAAAACCACTCTGAATCCGCCCTTTTTCCGAACAGGACAATCTTGCCCTTTCCTCTTCTCCCACATTCCCACTCCTTCTGCCAACACCAACTATTGTGCAAGAGCAGGACAAATCGACACCAGGGATCTGATCCAGGTGAAAACTAATCCAACAAGAAAGCAAAAGCAACAGTGTGTAGGCACGGGGGCAAGAGAGTAACAGAAGCCCACATTTCCATTAGCACAGAGACAGCGCCAGGTCAGCCTAAGCCACATCACCCACTGGCTGCCACTGAACCACTCCCTGGTacttttacttaaaaaaaataacaagatCTCAAAAAGATGGTTTAGTGGACTTCAGAGATCTGGATGACAGGCGTGACAAGtcccaaacacagcacagggaaTGGAGGTTGGAGAAAAACCCCGGAgccggggatggagcagcacagaatggAGGCAGCCATTAGGCCAGACAGACTGGCTTAGGAGAGTAGGTGAAACTGCACCCTCATTATTCTGTGGTTCTGCAATTACCAAACTTCAAGGCAAGCCAAATATGCATCTGAATGCTGGAGCAGGTAGAGGTAGATTTTATAAAGAAAGGATTATTAGTGTTTGTGAATTGTCCATTCACCTCAAGGGGCTATTCCCAAATAAAAAGGAGCAGTCCTTGCCATAGCCTAGAACAAGGGCTTTGAGGAGCTGGAGATGCTTATTCATCTCCGTGGGTGTTCTCACCCACCCTcttctccccagggctgcagcctccaACAATAGCTCCAGAGGTAAGAGGTGCTCATTCATCTCAGTGGGTGTTCTCACCTACCCTCTCCTTTCCCTAGCCTGCTAGCACAAAAGGACTTTCCAGTTTAAGAGATGGATCCAGCATCTCCTCGCTGATGTGCATTTTCACAGTGCTTCTCTGTGATGGGGCCATGCAGAAGGCTCTGGACACCTGTCCACCCACCCAAACACAGCCACGGCAGTGTCCTTGTGTGAGACAGCTGGAAGACAAAGTCCACTTGTTGAATCTGTTCAACAATGGCCAATGGAAGAAcatgttggatttttttttaatttaaggcTGCATCTAAAATATCAGGGATACAgctacagacacacacacaaaattctAAGAGAAACTGTGGCATCTGAAGACTGAAATAGAAATAAACCATtatttaagaatattttaacAAAGTGCCCCTCCTACACTTTCATTTTacacaaataaaaatcacatgGACCAAAATAACTGTTAATCCACAGAGAACTGCACAAAAATTTAAAGTGCAACTATTCACTAATTAATTACACCAGAAGAACTATGCACAAACAAGAATGCACTAAACTATCCACAACTGAACACGAGAATACCCAGCACTGACACGCGTTATATCAGAAGGCGAAGAGGCACGGAAGGGACACAGTGAGGCTCTCCAGGTACAGATGTGCAGGGCAGTGAAGGCATCCGCTACTGAGGTGTGTCAGGAAACACCTCCACGGGCTGTCCGCACACACCCAGCTGCCCCACGCGAACGGGAACGCGCTCTAAGCAAACAGCCCCGCACACAGACCAGCCCCGCACACGGAGCCGCGGCTGCTGAAGGGAAGGAACAATTCCCGGCCGCAGGCTGGAgacagcagggcccagccccACCTGGAGCGGCCGAGGGCCGGCTGAGGGGACAAAGGGGAGGCACAGCTCGCTGCGCCTCGGCCGCAGCCGGGGACGCGGCGCCGGGGGTGGCCTCGGTGTCCCTCGGTGTCCCGTGTCCCGCGCGGGGGGcacgggcagggccgggccccGGGCTCCGGGCACGGCCgggcggggacagcggggcagGCGGCGATGGCGCAGCTCCGCTCGCacggccccgcgcggggcccgGGCACCGCACCCTGGGGCGAGCAGACCGCGGGATCGCCCTCAGCGGCGGGGAGGGAGCGGAGgggggagagcagagccccgctccgctccgctcccctCCCCCGCCGGCCGCGGCTCCATCTTGTCCGCCCGCCGCCTCCCACCGCGCGGAGCAGGGGCCGGGGCCCGCGGGCCCGACCCGCACCTACCTGAGAGGctcggggcggcggcggcggcgggcggagcGGCCGCCTCCCCACACCGCGCCGGGcggctgcagggaggggacgggcgcaggggagggagggagggagcggcgctgcggcgggcgcgggcggcggggcgggcggggcgcgCTCCCGAGCGGGGCCGCGCCGCGGGGGcgcgcgcggggcggggccggcgaGGCCCCTCCCCCGCCGAGGGTCGGGGCCGCGCGGCCGCCGCCATTTTGTGGGGCGGGCGGGCAGAGGTGAGGCCCGTGAGGGTACAGACGTGTGCTCAATGCTTGAGGCACCGTGCACGGCCCTGCACATCCCTGGAAGCGGGTGGATATTACTGGTGCTTCCATCACTACCGTCTGGATAGAGGAGTGTGGTATCTTCTGTGTcaaaagcacacacacaggctCACTTGGGTTGGAATGCACTCTGGGGTCAGCGGGCCCAGCCCATGACCAGCACCACCGTCACACACACCATGGCACCGAGTGCCACCTCCGGCCTTTCCTCAGACACCTCCAGGGGCggtgactccatcacctccaCTCCACCAAACGCTGCAGTCCATTAAGGAATAGTCCAATTGTTAGAAGGATGTATGACATGGATGTATGCCATGAGTTCTGGCTCCCTGCTGACTCTGCAGTGGAacagctgctgttcccagcGTAgctcacacagggctgggtCCGGGCATGGGCCATCTCTGGGACTGCTGGTTATTAAATACTTTGCTTTGTTTCATCCATCCGTGTTCTGAAGAGTTCAGTCTTGCAGTGGCACTTCCTTATAAACACAATTTCATACCTGcaagcaggaacagcagctgcaggaattgCAACTTCAAATGTTTACAAAAAGATCACACAGAAACATTTTAAGTGCCCAGCACATTTCAGCATCCAACCTTTTGCCCACTTGGTGGAGGGCTGTGACCAACGTAttttttaatgcagatttgTTAATGACTATAACAGATTCCTGCCCTTCATGAGCACCCTTGGTCCAGGGTCTGAATGACTACATTGGTCCTTAAATTACTGACACACAAAAGAGCCTGAAAAATGTTGTGTATTATTCAGATGAGGTTTTAGATAATAAAATCAAAAAAGACCAGAAAACAAACTTGTAGCTTTCACAAATGGttaattctgcttttaaaaatattttcctctcctgctgttgtTTGAGGAGCAGACTGCTGTACTCCAACACTAAGATATTCCATTTCTACAATACTTGGAGCTCTTCAGGCCGAAAATTGCTGTGAAACATCCTGCCAAGATGATGATTCGTATTCTTGCCATTTCTTCTTAATGCATGCAGGAATCCTCACTTGCAATATAAGAAagcagcagggaaaagcagcatttatttAGCTTAATTTAGCAAATGATTCAGTTTATTTACAAAGCTCATCTTTCTGCTGTTCAAACGCCTGTTGGAAATGCCAATGAAAAATGGTTCCGTTTGATACCTTTCAGTGTCCCGTTATTTGCAGTATTTTAATCTGGAAGGTGATGAAGTCAGGCTGGGCTTATCCTCCTGGTTTCTGCAGAAATTTTGGTCTCAACAGAACAGGAGCCATCAGGCCCTAGAGGAGTGGCAGTGCAGTGTGAGGCAGTGAAAGGCTCCATCCCGAGCTGTGAAGCTGGAACCCAGCTGTTGTCGAGGCTGttcctggcagagcagagcaagaCCCAATTGTCTGATCTGGGACTGGCcatggctctgtgctggccaggctggtgtcactgccctgctccaaaCTCCAGGCAAACCCACACCAGCTGAGCCAGCTCAAATTGTCATTTGGCAGCAACAGGGCCTGGTCCCCCCGCGTGAAACTGTGCTGATAACAACATGGACCAAACTGATAAACTGCTCTGCCACTGTCTTCTTTTGTCACAGCTCCCAGGGCCTGAAGCACTCTGGTTGTGGATCtgcttcctccttttcttcctctaaaGGACTGACTCATTAGCAGTACCAAATGACTGCATTAATTATCTGTAAGATAAGTGATGCAATGAAATGTTGAGCCTTCCCACATCCAAACCACAAAATGccattctcctcctctctcaGTGGAGATTTCGCCGAAGGATGCACATTTTCAAGGAGAGGAAGGGCCTCAAAGCACAAGTTCCTTCTTCTGCCAGTACAGGAGCTTCTCCTCAGTCCTGGGCTCCAGAGCATGCTGAGCAAACAGGGAGAAATCAGTGTGGGAACTGCCATG
The Zonotrichia albicollis isolate bZonAlb1 chromosome 15, bZonAlb1.hap1, whole genome shotgun sequence genome window above contains:
- the C15H5orf24 gene encoding UPF0461 protein C5orf24 homolog isoform X2 translates to MMHPVASSNPAFCGSGKSSCLNEDNVRAADQFDLYATQQSKYSHAVSHKPIACQRQDALNDPHLQTTSGRNIETKDELKKKKNLNRSGKRGRPSGTTKSAGYRTSTGRPLGTTKAAGFKTSPGRPLGTTKAAGYKVSPGRPPGKKQQAFRCSSDA
- the C15H5orf24 gene encoding UPF0461 protein C5orf24 homolog isoform X1, whose product is MMHPVASSNPAFCGSGKSSCLNEDNVRAADQFDLYATQQSKYSHAVSHKPIACQRQDALNDPHLQTTSGRNIETKDELKKKKNLNRSGKRGRPSGTTKSAGYRTSTGRPLGTTKAAGFKTSPGRPLGTTKAAGYKVSPGRPPGSIKALSRLANLNYTCGSAAFPYPMVHNRGVHAAGETSSKIKQPNE